One region of Streptomyces capillispiralis genomic DNA includes:
- a CDS encoding acetyl-CoA C-acetyltransferase, which translates to MTEVFIYDAIRTPRGRGKRGSLHHVKPVSLVAGLIKELGGRHPDLHPERLDDVVLGVVSPVGDQGMNIAKTAALVAGLPDHVAGVQLNRFCASGLEAVNTAAQKVRSGWEHLVIAGGVESMSRVPMGSDGGPMAADPETAYDTYFVPQGIGADLIATVEGFSREDVDAYAVRSQQRAARAWSGGYFTKSVVPVRDRNGVTVLDRDEHMRPETTVETLAGLKPSFADAGTVAGFDAVALQKYHWVERIEHVHTPGNSSGIVDGAALVLVGSEQAGAASGLVPRARIVATAVSGADPTIMLTGPAPATRKALELAGLGVDDIDLFEINEAFASVVLRYVKDLGLPWEKVNVNGGAIAMGHPLGATGAMLVGTVVDELERRSARRAVVSLCVGGGMGIATVVERL; encoded by the coding sequence GTGACCGAAGTATTCATCTACGACGCGATCCGCACCCCACGCGGCCGGGGCAAGCGCGGCTCGCTGCACCACGTCAAGCCGGTGTCCCTGGTCGCGGGTCTGATCAAGGAGCTCGGCGGCCGTCACCCGGACCTGCATCCGGAGCGGCTGGACGACGTGGTGCTCGGGGTCGTCTCCCCGGTCGGCGACCAGGGCATGAACATCGCCAAGACGGCCGCCCTGGTGGCCGGACTGCCGGACCACGTGGCCGGGGTCCAGCTCAACCGGTTCTGCGCCTCGGGCCTGGAGGCCGTGAACACCGCCGCGCAGAAGGTGCGTTCCGGCTGGGAGCACCTGGTGATCGCGGGCGGTGTGGAGTCGATGTCGCGCGTGCCGATGGGCAGCGACGGAGGTCCGATGGCCGCCGACCCGGAGACCGCGTACGACACGTACTTCGTCCCGCAGGGCATCGGCGCCGACCTGATCGCGACGGTCGAGGGCTTCTCCCGGGAGGACGTCGACGCGTACGCGGTGCGCTCGCAGCAGCGGGCCGCGCGGGCGTGGTCCGGCGGCTACTTCACCAAGTCCGTGGTGCCGGTCCGGGACCGCAACGGGGTCACCGTGCTCGACCGGGACGAGCACATGCGCCCGGAGACGACGGTGGAGACGCTCGCCGGGCTGAAGCCGTCGTTCGCCGACGCGGGCACGGTGGCGGGGTTCGACGCGGTGGCGCTGCAGAAGTACCACTGGGTCGAGCGCATCGAGCACGTGCACACGCCGGGCAACTCCTCGGGGATCGTGGACGGCGCGGCGCTGGTCCTGGTCGGCTCGGAGCAGGCCGGCGCGGCGTCCGGCCTGGTGCCCCGCGCGCGGATCGTGGCCACGGCGGTCAGCGGCGCCGATCCGACCATCATGCTCACCGGCCCGGCCCCGGCCACCCGCAAGGCGCTGGAGCTCGCCGGGCTCGGGGTGGACGACATCGACCTGTTCGAGATCAACGAGGCGTTCGCCTCGGTGGTGCTGCGGTACGTCAAGGACCTCGGCCTGCCCTGGGAGAAGGTCAACGTCAACGGCGGTGCCATCGCCATGGGGCATCCGCTGGGCGCCACCGGGGCGATGCTCGTCGGCACCGTGGTGGACGAGCTCGAACGCCGCTCCGCCCGCCGGGCCGTGGTCAGTCTCTGCGTCGGCGGCGGCATGGGCATCGCCACCGTCGTCGAACGGCTGTGA
- a CDS encoding 3-hydroxyacyl-CoA dehydrogenase NAD-binding domain-containing protein codes for MPEKNMIRWEQGSDGVVVLTLDDPDQPVNTMNRTYVESMEVTLARLEAERDTVRGVVLASAKKSFFAGGDIGFMSKARPENAEELSELCTVLKSQLRRLETLGRPVAAALGGTALGGGYEIALACHHRIALDAPDSRFGLPEVTLGLLPGAGGVSRTVRLLGLQDALTDVLLQGQRYTPRQALEKGLVHELAADRAELMDKARQWVLSHPESAQPWDTEGFRIPGGTPAHPKVAAMLPVMSARLRKRLRGANLPAPRNILAAAVESAQVGLEAGQKVETGYLVELMTGQVSANMMQAFFYDMQHIDSGGSRPDGYPPHRARRVGVLGAGMMGAGIAYACARGGLSVVLKDVSLDAARRGRAYSERLVEKAVSRGRLGREKGDELLARIVPTDDPAALDGCDLVIEAVFEDPALKQRVFAQIEDVVAPDAVLASNTSTLPITGLAEGIARPEDFIGLHFFSPVDRMPLLEIIAGEKTSRHTVAKAVDIARQIGKTPIVVNDSRGFFTSRVISKFIDEAVAMVGEGLHPASVEQAGSQAGYPAPPLRLLDELTLTLPRRIREETKAAVLAEGGQWRPHGSEPVVDRMIDEFGRGGRAAGAGFYEYADGGRTRLWRGLYEHFTVPGREIPFEDMKERMLFAEALDSVRCLDEGVLRSVPDANVGSILGIGFPAWTGGVLQYVNGYPGGLPAFVARARELAGRYGERFQPPASLVARAGRNEPYA; via the coding sequence ATGCCCGAGAAGAACATGATCCGCTGGGAGCAGGGGTCCGACGGTGTCGTCGTGCTGACCCTGGACGACCCGGACCAGCCGGTCAACACGATGAACCGGACCTATGTGGAGTCGATGGAGGTCACCCTCGCCCGGCTGGAGGCCGAGCGGGACACCGTCCGGGGGGTGGTCCTCGCGTCCGCCAAGAAGAGCTTCTTCGCGGGCGGTGACATCGGCTTCATGAGCAAGGCGCGGCCGGAGAACGCCGAGGAACTGAGCGAGCTGTGCACGGTGCTGAAGTCGCAGCTGCGCCGGCTGGAGACACTGGGCCGGCCGGTGGCCGCGGCGCTGGGCGGCACGGCGCTGGGCGGCGGTTACGAGATCGCGCTGGCCTGCCACCACCGGATCGCGCTGGACGCGCCGGACAGCCGCTTCGGCCTGCCGGAGGTGACGCTGGGGCTGCTGCCCGGTGCCGGCGGGGTCAGCCGTACGGTACGGCTGCTGGGGCTCCAGGACGCGCTGACGGACGTGCTGCTGCAGGGGCAGCGGTACACGCCCCGGCAGGCGCTGGAGAAGGGGCTGGTCCACGAACTGGCAGCGGACCGCGCGGAGTTGATGGACAAGGCCCGGCAGTGGGTGCTGTCCCACCCGGAGTCCGCCCAGCCGTGGGACACCGAGGGCTTCCGCATCCCCGGCGGCACTCCCGCGCACCCGAAGGTCGCGGCGATGCTGCCGGTCATGTCGGCGCGCCTGCGCAAGCGGCTGCGGGGCGCGAACCTGCCGGCGCCGCGCAACATCCTCGCCGCGGCGGTGGAGAGCGCGCAGGTCGGTCTGGAGGCCGGGCAGAAGGTCGAGACCGGCTACCTCGTCGAGCTGATGACGGGCCAGGTGTCGGCCAACATGATGCAGGCGTTCTTCTACGACATGCAGCACATCGACTCCGGCGGCAGCCGCCCCGACGGGTACCCGCCGCACCGGGCGCGTCGGGTGGGTGTGCTCGGGGCGGGCATGATGGGGGCCGGGATCGCGTACGCGTGCGCCCGCGGCGGCCTGTCCGTGGTGCTCAAGGACGTCTCCCTCGACGCCGCGAGGAGGGGCAGGGCGTACTCGGAGCGGCTGGTGGAGAAGGCGGTGTCCCGGGGGCGGCTCGGCCGGGAGAAGGGCGACGAGCTGCTGGCGCGGATCGTGCCGACCGACGATCCGGCCGCTCTGGACGGCTGCGACCTGGTGATCGAGGCGGTCTTCGAGGACCCGGCGCTCAAACAGCGGGTGTTCGCGCAGATCGAGGACGTGGTGGCGCCGGACGCGGTGCTGGCGTCCAACACCTCCACCCTGCCGATCACCGGTCTCGCCGAGGGGATCGCCCGCCCGGAGGACTTCATCGGCCTGCACTTCTTCTCGCCCGTGGACAGGATGCCGCTGCTGGAGATCATCGCCGGGGAGAAGACGAGCCGGCACACGGTGGCCAAGGCGGTCGACATCGCGCGGCAGATCGGCAAGACGCCCATCGTGGTCAACGACAGCCGGGGCTTCTTCACCAGCAGGGTGATCTCCAAGTTCATCGACGAGGCGGTGGCCATGGTCGGTGAGGGCCTGCACCCGGCCTCCGTGGAGCAGGCCGGCTCCCAGGCCGGCTATCCCGCGCCGCCGCTGCGACTGCTGGACGAGCTGACCCTCACCCTGCCCCGGAGGATCCGCGAGGAGACGAAGGCGGCCGTGCTCGCCGAGGGCGGGCAGTGGCGGCCGCACGGTTCGGAGCCGGTCGTGGACCGCATGATCGACGAGTTCGGGCGGGGCGGCCGCGCCGCGGGCGCCGGGTTCTACGAGTACGCCGACGGCGGCCGCACCCGGCTGTGGCGGGGGCTGTACGAGCACTTCACCGTGCCGGGGCGCGAGATCCCGTTCGAGGACATGAAGGAGCGGATGCTGTTCGCCGAGGCCCTGGACAGCGTGCGGTGCCTGGACGAGGGCGTGCTGCGGTCGGTGCCGGACGCCAACGTCGGCTCGATCCTGGGCATCGGCTTCCCCGCCTGGACCGGTGGCGTGCTGCAGTACGTCAACGGCTACCCGGGCGGGCTGCCCGCCTTCGTCGCCCGGGCGCGGGAACTGGCCGGCCGG